One genomic segment of Brevibacillus laterosporus LMG 15441 includes these proteins:
- a CDS encoding ATP-grasp domain-containing protein encodes MKKFMVIEPIPFFIKELISLKQQYNYQIYIVSKELTPSPSDDINYINLDIFIETDFQKLVDYILSMETRLDALFTACEKHVVVTEKLKKCTGYYDNQFDDLNVLRDKSLMKDKWIQEGLPTSNYLYLTSPDIEELQYPCIIKPKSSYGSTGVKLINNPQEMKEQYLKIKMWEKASNHEQTLRGTIIEEYFNGDEFCVDTFWYKGEPVASFVMGKYGTNPPFFHDALYYIPPHINKDLNDKLIDIANKSVHTIGMRNGATHVEIKHNNGNFSLIEAAFRPSGHTTNYSLFKKQFNVDIFHLYLSILLGEENYISNYKKLLQQKNQKLTFYYDVGYENYGRVKGIQGLEKINSLKNISGVDILQITKENEYIGPKTFNSGNKLCLLIGYYDDLDQLLHYVDTNFGLNLKVDK; translated from the coding sequence ATGAAAAAATTTATGGTTATTGAACCAATTCCCTTTTTTATTAAGGAGCTAATTTCACTTAAACAACAATATAATTATCAGATTTATATAGTATCTAAAGAATTAACTCCTTCCCCATCAGACGACATTAATTATATCAATTTAGATATTTTTATAGAAACAGATTTTCAAAAACTTGTGGATTACATTCTATCTATGGAAACTAGATTAGATGCATTATTTACAGCTTGTGAAAAACATGTAGTTGTAACGGAAAAACTGAAAAAATGTACTGGTTACTATGATAATCAATTTGATGACTTAAATGTTCTTAGAGATAAATCTCTTATGAAAGACAAATGGATTCAAGAAGGATTACCCACTAGTAATTATTTATATCTAACTTCACCTGATATAGAAGAATTACAATATCCTTGCATAATAAAACCAAAATCAAGTTATGGTAGTACAGGGGTTAAGCTGATTAATAATCCACAAGAAATGAAAGAACAATATCTAAAAATAAAAATGTGGGAAAAAGCGTCTAATCATGAACAAACACTTAGAGGTACTATCATTGAAGAATATTTTAATGGTGATGAGTTTTGCGTAGATACATTTTGGTATAAGGGTGAACCGGTTGCTTCATTTGTGATGGGGAAATACGGAACTAATCCGCCTTTTTTTCATGATGCCTTGTACTATATACCGCCTCATATAAATAAAGATTTAAATGACAAGCTTATAGATATTGCTAACAAGTCAGTTCATACGATAGGTATGAGGAATGGTGCGACGCATGTAGAGATTAAACATAATAATGGGAATTTTAGTTTAATAGAAGCTGCCTTCAGACCTAGCGGACATACAACTAATTACAGCTTATTTAAAAAACAATTTAACGTTGACATTTTTCATTTATATTTATCGATACTATTAGGAGAGGAAAATTATATTTCGAATTACAAAAAATTACTCCAACAAAAGAATCAGAAATTAACTTTCTATTATGATGTAGGCTATGAGAATTATGGACGAGTTAAGGGGATCCAGGGGTTAGAGAAAATTAATTCGCTAAAAAATATTTCTGGGGTAGATATACTTCAAATTACTAAAGAAAATGAATATATTGGTCCTAAAACTTTCAATTCAGGGAATAAACTGTGTCTTCTAATTGGTTATTATGATGATTTAGATCAATTGTTACATTATGTGGATACCAATTTCGGTTTAAACCTAAAGGTTGATAAATAA
- a CDS encoding aldo/keto reductase: MNFKKICFGTWQFEKSFNKVTKEDALNLLEFAIDLGIRNIDTALAYEDGEIERLISKTNVNRLNIITKIPAKTKPSLQVQAHISEYYDIDWIESCVRKSINNLNCYPNTFLLHNWSDNWISSLEILDYLRKLKEKGYCEKIGISLPNSYCGNLSDTVLQLIDIVEVPYNDNDQWVLSNKELLTLNKVEIITRSLFKQGNLIPKENKDLYIREKIRKAAIISDLIAIGMTNKEQVKQNIDFIIK; the protein is encoded by the coding sequence ATGAATTTTAAAAAAATATGTTTTGGCACTTGGCAATTTGAAAAATCATTTAACAAAGTTACAAAAGAAGATGCTTTAAATCTGTTAGAGTTTGCTATTGATTTAGGTATAAGAAATATTGATACAGCTCTAGCTTATGAGGATGGTGAAATTGAAAGATTAATTTCAAAAACTAATGTTAATAGGTTAAACATAATTACAAAGATCCCTGCTAAAACAAAGCCTAGTTTACAAGTGCAAGCTCACATTTCTGAATACTATGATATTGATTGGATAGAATCCTGTGTAAGAAAATCTATTAACAATTTAAATTGCTATCCAAATACTTTTCTACTTCATAATTGGAGCGATAATTGGATATCTTCACTAGAGATATTAGATTATTTAAGGAAATTAAAAGAAAAAGGATATTGCGAAAAGATCGGAATATCTTTACCTAACTCATATTGTGGGAATCTATCTGATACTGTTTTGCAACTTATAGATATTGTAGAAGTTCCTTATAACGATAATGATCAGTGGGTATTAAGTAATAAAGAATTACTGACTTTGAATAAAGTTGAGATTATTACTAGAAGTTTATTTAAACAAGGGAATTTGATTCCAAAAGAAAATAAAGATTTATATATTAGAGAAAAGATCAGAAAAGCGGCAATCATTTCTGACCTTATTGCAATCGGAATGACTAATAAAGAACAAGTTAAACAAAATATTGATTTTATAATAAAATAA
- a CDS encoding zincin-like metallopeptidase domain-containing protein, whose translation MPYIRYYKVYEINTECEGLLSKRKDKKVYDHNPIEEAEAIIKGYRNAPTIKFGYNRSSYSPLFDLIRIPSMCNFKNVEEFYCTLFHEILHSTGHRTRLNRSGVIGKIIFGSETYSREELISELGAAMLCGVCGIDNSTIENSASYISSWLRKLEQDPKLIVQAATQAQKGVDLILDVHYDI comes from the coding sequence ATACCGTATATCCGATACTATAAAGTTTATGAAATTAATACAGAGTGTGAGGGATTATTAAGTAAAAGAAAAGATAAGAAAGTATACGATCACAACCCGATTGAAGAAGCGGAAGCCATTATAAAAGGATATAGAAATGCTCCTACAATAAAGTTTGGCTATAATAGATCTTCATATAGTCCTCTCTTTGATTTGATTAGAATTCCATCGATGTGTAATTTTAAAAATGTCGAAGAATTTTATTGTACGCTATTTCATGAAATACTCCACAGCACAGGGCACAGAACAAGACTGAATCGTAGCGGTGTAATAGGAAAAATTATCTTTGGTTCAGAAACATATTCTAGGGAAGAATTAATTTCTGAATTAGGTGCAGCCATGCTTTGTGGAGTATGTGGAATTGATAATAGCACGATTGAGAATAGTGCCTCCTATATTAGTTCCTGGTTAAGAAAACTTGAACAAGATCCAAAATTAATTGTTCAAGCTGCTACACAGGCACAAAAAGGAGTGGATCTGATTCTTGACGTCCATTATGATATCTAA
- the radC gene encoding RadC family protein — MKSLLTDSLREKPGCYIIEEIFTIFPTTTELLQATVEELVSIKGIGTAKARQIISALRLAHTLSIPSHCSYTIRKPEDVYKPLSSELSHLQKEHFVCILLNTKNYVVGKETISIGSLNASIVHPREGFRPAIKRGCASVHNHPSGNPNPNPNPNKEDIDITKRLVQAGNIIGIDVLDHIIIGHSRYFSLKEQGLLLQDMEVNV; from the coding sequence TTGAAATCCTTACTGACAGATTCTTTACGTGAAAAGCCAGGCTGCTACATTATTGAAGAGATATTTACTATATTCCCAACAACAACAGAACTACTCCAGGCAACAGTAGAAGAACTAGTGAGCATCAAGGGAATTGGTACAGCCAAAGCCCGTCAAATTATATCTGCCCTAAGATTAGCTCACACGCTCTCTATTCCTTCTCACTGTTCATACACCATCCGCAAACCGGAAGATGTATACAAACCGTTATCATCTGAATTAAGTCATCTACAAAAAGAACATTTTGTTTGCATTTTGCTTAACACAAAAAATTACGTAGTTGGCAAAGAAACGATCTCCATTGGATCACTGAATGCCAGCATTGTACATCCAAGAGAGGGGTTTCGCCCAGCTATTAAGCGCGGCTGCGCCTCTGTTCACAACCACCCTAGCGGCAATCCCAATCCCAATCCCAATCCCAATAAAGAGGATATCGACATCACAAAAAGATTAGTCCAGGCAGGAAACATCATTGGAATTGATGTCCTCGATCATATTATCATTGGACACAGCCGTTACTTTAGTCTGAAAGAGCAAGGGCTGCTACTTCAGGATATGGAGGTAAACGTATGA
- a CDS encoding 4'-phosphopantetheinyl transferase family protein: MTHKQEVGVDIEKIRPVDIQIFERLFTVEEVRAINNKKKIERLYEYYQLWTKKEGFVKMIGRGLAIPLNSNCSKCEGVFSVRQTYINSLVFFKHYTFESDYVITACARDDSFPDKLEIVEFSSL, translated from the coding sequence ATTACTCACAAGCAAGAAGTAGGAGTAGACATTGAAAAAATTCGGCCAGTTGATATTCAAATTTTCGAACGATTATTCACGGTTGAAGAAGTCCGTGCAATAAATAATAAAAAGAAAATAGAGCGGTTATATGAGTACTATCAGTTATGGACTAAAAAGGAAGGTTTTGTAAAGATGATTGGCAGGGGATTGGCTATACCATTAAACTCAAATTGCAGTAAATGTGAAGGAGTATTTAGTGTAAGGCAAACATATATCAATTCCTTAGTTTTCTTCAAACATTATACTTTTGAATCTGATTACGTAATAACTGCATGTGCAAGAGATGATAGTTTTCCTGATAAGTTGGAAATCGTCGAATTCTCTTCCTTATAG
- a CDS encoding MFS transporter: MENENYLKVIWKDKNFRLLFLGKFFSSVGDQLYLLGLPLLTLKLTGSGFALSLVVACEYLAKLLSSLWAGVIVDRTNRKVILIISALLQGGIVGLIYLLSIHNLLNTLTICILAAFVALLSSFYLSAEGVILPMLFNKKYYAALNAQFGLINSASRLIGPVIAGSLIGIFGVQDVLLIDVASFFILIVLAGFMSIPKLNESVASSKDSIFHSIKLGFVFLKENNFLIKVALGSFFINIALGPILALLVYFLQDSFNASSMEIGIIYACGSIGGLMMGFLVPKIKNHVKSFSVIFLINISFLGIGIISLGFSTNVVMASISNFINIAMIILFNVSYNTLVQQMTPINFLGRVNSVLFIISQISLPLSIGVSGLLTDLINIRVIYISLGISMVLIGLIFYMLVYKSIDIAIRSKESQYK, encoded by the coding sequence ATGGAAAATGAAAATTATTTAAAGGTTATTTGGAAAGATAAGAATTTTAGACTTTTATTTCTAGGCAAGTTTTTCTCAAGTGTGGGAGATCAACTTTATTTGCTAGGTTTACCGCTCCTTACTCTTAAATTAACAGGCTCAGGTTTTGCTTTATCTTTAGTTGTCGCGTGTGAGTATTTAGCCAAACTGTTAAGTTCACTTTGGGCGGGGGTAATAGTTGACCGTACAAATAGAAAAGTAATATTAATAATTTCAGCACTACTACAGGGAGGAATTGTAGGATTAATTTACTTATTAAGCATACATAATTTATTAAATACCTTAACAATTTGTATATTGGCAGCTTTTGTTGCGTTATTAAGTAGTTTTTACTTGAGTGCTGAAGGCGTTATACTTCCAATGCTTTTTAATAAGAAATATTATGCCGCCTTAAATGCTCAATTTGGGTTGATTAATTCTGCTAGCCGTTTGATAGGGCCTGTAATAGCTGGCAGTTTAATTGGAATCTTTGGTGTCCAAGATGTCCTTTTGATTGATGTAGCATCTTTCTTCATATTAATAGTATTGGCAGGTTTTATGTCAATCCCTAAATTAAATGAGTCAGTTGCTTCCTCAAAAGATTCAATTTTTCATTCAATAAAATTAGGTTTTGTTTTTCTTAAAGAAAATAACTTTTTAATAAAGGTAGCATTAGGTAGTTTTTTTATTAATATCGCTCTAGGACCAATATTAGCTTTATTAGTATATTTTTTACAAGATAGTTTTAATGCCTCATCTATGGAAATTGGTATTATTTATGCATGCGGTTCTATAGGTGGACTTATGATGGGGTTTTTAGTTCCCAAAATAAAAAATCATGTTAAATCTTTTTCAGTTATTTTCCTAATCAATATTAGTTTTTTAGGTATAGGTATAATCTCTTTAGGGTTCTCAACTAATGTTGTCATGGCATCTATTAGTAATTTTATAAATATTGCTATGATCATATTGTTTAACGTTAGTTATAACACTCTTGTTCAACAAATGACTCCCATAAATTTTTTGGGAAGAGTTAACTCTGTACTTTTTATTATTTCACAAATATCTTTACCACTATCAATTGGTGTATCGGGCCTACTAACTGATTTAATAAATATAAGAGTTATATATATAAGTCTTGGAATTTCAATGGTCTTAATAGGTTTAATATTTTATATGTTAGTTTATAAATCTATAGATATTGCAATAAGATCAAAGGAATCTCAATACAAATAA
- a CDS encoding DUF932 domain-containing protein → MHGSDNRGLVVCQNTLNLALSTAKRIWGTIHTGDIKSKLEKAKRTLLMAESYMDHLRVESDRLNQIKLLDRKVMEYIELLLPLPDNASITQEKNNRLLRADMQHRYFDSPDLIDVGKNAFRFINAVSDFATHAKPLRETASYKENLFQKMEGNPLIDKAYEIIVASA, encoded by the coding sequence ATTCATGGTTCCGACAATCGGGGGCTTGTAGTTTGCCAAAATACCTTGAACCTTGCCCTTAGTACTGCAAAGAGAATATGGGGAACCATTCATACTGGAGATATCAAGTCCAAACTGGAGAAAGCAAAGAGGACGTTACTTATGGCTGAATCTTATATGGACCATCTACGAGTCGAGTCAGACCGATTAAATCAAATTAAACTTCTAGATCGTAAGGTCATGGAATACATCGAGCTCCTTCTTCCCTTGCCTGACAACGCCTCCATAACTCAAGAAAAAAATAACCGGCTGTTGCGAGCAGATATGCAACATAGATATTTCGATTCTCCAGATCTTATTGATGTCGGTAAAAATGCATTTCGCTTTATCAATGCCGTTTCTGATTTTGCCACTCATGCAAAACCGCTGCGAGAAACAGCATCTTACAAAGAAAACCTGTTTCAAAAAATGGAAGGAAATCCACTCATTGATAAAGCTTATGAAATCATTGTAGCCTCGGCATAA
- a CDS encoding MazG nucleotide pyrophosphohydrolase domain-containing protein: MEIKDFEEWLIHFYNRRGWTDTTNFQKLGFLFEEVGELAQAIRLYEIRKDLPDSIPNDRHRIQENLYEELGDLLANVIIIANNYNISLDELINKHKHKLLKRFGS, translated from the coding sequence ATGGAAATTAAGGATTTTGAGGAATGGCTTATTCATTTTTATAACCGAAGAGGATGGACTGATACTACCAATTTTCAAAAATTAGGTTTTTTATTTGAGGAAGTTGGAGAATTGGCCCAGGCTATAAGACTTTATGAGATCAGAAAAGATTTACCAGATTCGATTCCTAATGATAGACATAGAATACAAGAAAATTTATATGAAGAACTAGGTGATTTATTAGCAAATGTCATAATCATTGCTAATAATTACAATATTTCTTTAGATGAATTAATAAACAAGCATAAGCATAAGCTTTTAAAACGATTTGGAAGTTAA
- a CDS encoding Type 1 glutamine amidotransferase-like domain-containing protein, whose product MIRYFLSRLNYNEDFDKELISYLKKDLVIRERIVFIPTSPENILVSKKYASEIIRLFEINEINFKYVTILHKNMETALMENFINDADVIFLMGGDTLCQYKFLKENNLIEPIRNFKGVVIGLSAGAINMCKNAILTSVHEAKGIITFEGLNLVDFSIDVHFDKDSYVQIKDLIQIFNENQIKTIFCLSDTSGIRVSNNSVDFLGKKIYKVANDNIFRYLR is encoded by the coding sequence ATGATTAGATATTTTTTAAGTAGATTAAATTATAATGAAGATTTCGATAAAGAACTAATTAGCTATTTGAAAAAAGATTTAGTTATCAGGGAGAGAATTGTATTTATTCCTACATCTCCTGAAAATATTTTAGTTTCAAAAAAATATGCTAGTGAAATAATTAGGTTATTTGAAATTAATGAAATAAATTTCAAATATGTAACTATTTTACATAAAAATATGGAAACTGCATTAATGGAGAACTTTATCAATGATGCTGATGTTATATTTTTGATGGGGGGGGATACATTATGCCAATATAAATTTCTAAAAGAAAATAACCTGATAGAACCTATTAGAAATTTTAAGGGGGTGGTAATAGGACTAAGTGCAGGAGCCATTAATATGTGTAAAAATGCAATCTTAACATCAGTTCACGAAGCTAAGGGAATAATAACTTTTGAAGGATTAAATTTAGTGGATTTTAGTATTGATGTACATTTTGATAAAGATAGTTATGTACAAATAAAAGATTTAATACAAATCTTTAATGAGAACCAGATTAAGACTATTTTTTGTTTATCTGACACGTCAGGAATTAGGGTATCAAATAATTCTGTCGATTTCCTAGGTAAAAAAATTTACAAAGTAGCTAACGATAATATTTTTAGATATTTAAGGTAG
- a CDS encoding ArdC-like ssDNA-binding domain-containing protein, producing MSKVYGIITNKIIKLLEEGVAPWRKPWNSIGLAVNWVTQKPYRGINTMLLKPGEYATKKQIKNAGGKIKEKKRKKDI from the coding sequence ATGAGTAAGGTATATGGGATTATAACAAATAAAATCATAAAATTATTAGAAGAAGGAGTTGCCCCATGGAGAAAGCCTTGGAACTCAATTGGATTGGCTGTTAATTGGGTTACTCAAAAACCTTATAGGGGAATAAATACCATGCTACTTAAGCCTGGGGAATATGCCACAAAAAAACAAATCAAAAATGCTGGAGGTAAAATAAAAGAAAAGAAAAGGAAAAAGGACATATGA